The Ralstonia sp. RRA genomic interval ACCAGCAGGATCAGCGGAGAGAGATCCAGCCGCCCGCCCAGCGGCGGCACCACGCGGCGGATCGGGCGCAGCAGCGGATCGACCAACGTATTGAGCACCGCGCCCATGGGCGATGCCGGGCCCATCCACGACAGGATGGCCGACGCAATGGTCACCCAGACCAGCACGTTGAACGCCCACTTGAGCACCGTGAACAGCGCTGCCACAAAGCCCCACGGCAGGAGCGCCATCGGGCTCACGCCCACGGAGGCCAGCAGCAGGAACAGATACACGAGCGCCGTGGCATAGGCCGCCACCAGCGACGACCAATCGATGTAGCCCGTGGCCGGAATCACCCGGCGCAGCGGATGCACCAGCCAGCCCGTCAGTTGAAAGATGGCCTGCGACAGCGGATTGCGCGGTGACAGCCGCACCGCCTGCGTCCAGGCGCGTATCAACAGCGCGGCGCCAAAGAGCGAGAAGATCGTGTCGAGCAGAAAACGCGTGATGTCGCCGAACATGCGCCCGGGTCTCCTATGGTCAGGTGAGGCAAAAGCTGCGAGGGCGAGAGGCTCGCCGGAGGGCGGCTATTGTCGCATGGGACTCTGACGGTACGCTGCGTGGGCCACCTGTGATGATGTGTCGCGCGCGGTAGGCGCGTCGTGGGCCTTGGAGTATCGTCTCGGCGCTTTTCAGACCTCAAGCCTCTCAAGGAGATCCACCGTGATACTACGTGTGCTCCGCGCGCCGCTCAGCGCCGCGCTGTTTTTATTCGCAAGCCTGTCGGCCGTGCCTGCTGCGCATGCCGAGACCGGCGTCTTCACCCTTCAGTCGTCCGCGTTTGCTGACAACGGCGTCATCGACCGCAAGTACGCCGGCAAGAACCCCGCGAACCAGAATTGCACGGGCGAGAACATCTCTCCGGCGCTGAGCTGGTCCAACCTGCCGGCCGGCACCAAGAGCCTGGCGTTGATCGTGAGTGATCCGCAGGGCCAACTCGGCCAAGGTGCGAACCATTGGTTGACCTACGGCATTCCCGCCACGCAGACCGAGTTGCGCGAAGGCGCCGCCACAAGCGATGCCCTGCGCATGGGCCAGAATACCTTTGGCGACCCAGCCTACCTGGGGCCGTGCCCTCCCAAGGGCTCGGGCATGCCCCATTACATCTTCCTGCTGATCGCCACCGACTTGGCGCCCGACGCGCTGCCCAGCGGGCTCACCCGCACCGAGCTGGATGCCGCCCTCAAGGGGCACACCAAGGGCGCTGCGGCCTGGATTGGCCGCTTCGGCAACTTCTGATGTGAGTGCGCTGGCCGCCTGCGCTCACTGCGCTGCGGCCGGCTCCATGCCTTTGCGCACGAGTAGGGCGGCAGCCTCCTTGCTGCGCAGCGCCTGTAGCAAGGCCTGCGCACCCGCAAGGTTTTTCGCGTGGACATTCACACCGGCCGCATACACGGTGTAGTTCTGAATGGCCGCAGGCAGCGGTCCGACGTACTGGATGTGCGGCACCGCGAGCAATTCGCTGACTTGATGCACGGCCAGCGCCGCTTTGCCATCGACGAGCCGGGCACCCACCAGCCCGCCGTGAACCAGCACCGCCTTCGGCGCAATCGCCTGCGCAATGCCCAGCGTCTCAAACAGCTTCGATAGATAGATGCCCGACGACCCGCCCGCCGCCGGGTCCAGATACGCCACCGATGGTGCCGCCAGCAACGTCTGCTTGAACTGATCGACCGTCGAGATCGCGGGCCTGGGCGCACCCTCGGGCACGGCAACGCCAATGCCGACGCGCGCCACGTTGCTGAGCGTCGGTGCCAGATTGCCCGACGCACTGAGCGCTTTCGCCAGGGGCTCGGGCAGGATCGCCACGTCAAAAGCCTCGCCGGCTTGAATACGCTTGGCCAGTTCGCCTGCCGTGCCGTTGGAGATGATGAGGTGGACCGCGCCCGATTGTTCAAGCGAAGGTGCCAATGCATCGAGCACAGGCCGGAACGCGCCCGCGCTCAAGACGGTGATGTCAGCCGCGCAAGCCGGCCCCGCCATGCCCAGCGCGAAGAGCGTTGCCAGAAGCGGAATTCTCGGGATCAAGATGCGGCTCCGTTCATGTGTCGGTGCCGCACCTTAGCACTGCACGCTGCAACGGGCTTACAACCCCGCTACTGGAAAGCTCGCTTGCCAGACCGCGCTTTGCACGTTCACGGCTTTCGGAATCAGCTTCTGCTGCAGGAACAGGTCAGCAATCTGCTGTTGTGACGCTACGATTTCCGGCGTGATGGGCGTTACGCCGTAAGGCACGCGCCGCAGCCAGGTTTCCACCACGGGTTGTTCAATACCGAGCTTGGGCGCCAACAGCGCCGCTGTCTCCTGTGGATGCTGATTCACCCACAGGCCCGAGGTGCGCAACTGCGCCAGGATGGTATTGACCGCGCGCGGATGCGCTTTCACAAACTCCGGCGTGGCCTCGTAGAAGTTGGAGGTCGGCACCTCGCTGAAGTCGCCCAGCGTGCGCGTCTTCAGCGCTTTCTGCGC includes:
- a CDS encoding YggT family protein encodes the protein MFGDITRFLLDTIFSLFGAALLIRAWTQAVRLSPRNPLSQAIFQLTGWLVHPLRRVIPATGYIDWSSLVAAYATALVYLFLLLASVGVSPMALLPWGFVAALFTVLKWAFNVLVWVTIASAILSWMGPASPMGAVLNTLVDPLLRPIRRVVPPLGGRLDLSPLILLVIAQVLVIALSHLSLSPLFM
- a CDS encoding YbhB/YbcL family Raf kinase inhibitor-like protein, producing MILRVLRAPLSAALFLFASLSAVPAAHAETGVFTLQSSAFADNGVIDRKYAGKNPANQNCTGENISPALSWSNLPAGTKSLALIVSDPQGQLGQGANHWLTYGIPATQTELREGAATSDALRMGQNTFGDPAYLGPCPPKGSGMPHYIFLLIATDLAPDALPSGLTRTELDAALKGHTKGAAAWIGRFGNF
- a CDS encoding substrate-binding domain-containing protein produces the protein MIPRIPLLATLFALGMAGPACAADITVLSAGAFRPVLDALAPSLEQSGAVHLIISNGTAGELAKRIQAGEAFDVAILPEPLAKALSASGNLAPTLSNVARVGIGVAVPEGAPRPAISTVDQFKQTLLAAPSVAYLDPAAGGSSGIYLSKLFETLGIAQAIAPKAVLVHGGLVGARLVDGKAALAVHQVSELLAVPHIQYVGPLPAAIQNYTVYAAGVNVHAKNLAGAQALLQALRSKEAAALLVRKGMEPAAAQ